A stretch of Mya arenaria isolate MELC-2E11 chromosome 14, ASM2691426v1 DNA encodes these proteins:
- the LOC128217792 gene encoding uncharacterized protein LOC128217792: MSEDDRRSRTDISLRQDNNMAGVSRAQMVSSDGPRYSGNRRPSMQTENIFVTETSQARLDAANARLELQPEMAHGPTRVEYGAVRSQPQRSDHYDRRHSNTRSSRHLHHDDMPNGSTRLSEMRHEPVHTRNPQVRSIYHENNDHSLDQTRRTRFRSVTSANSRVTDYDEKADCYVVPALPMPVAIFCCILNFIIPGFGSMCASLCVFCCARTDDMTCGDKFGSCCTMFGIGMLQLLLVACFLVGWIWSCIWGITFIGMSAEYYNRPRDDYPDDPQSESTNNPVYRRGAVARLPTPQVVVDQPYPGISYEEIDRQRRRRQAGTNRRARSRISLTPSNFIYPMRAPSNIAYNSPPPPYRENPTPHNSSAHAPVANGNAGSHHRHHRSDRSGSQLVPGEVIPEERMR; encoded by the exons ATGTCGGAGGATGACAGAAGAAGTCGGACAGACATCAGTTTGCGTCAAGACAACAATATGGCCGGTGTTTCCCGCGCTCAGATGGTTTCCAGTGACGGTCCAAGATATTCCGGAAACAGACGACCGTCAATGCAGACTGAGAATATTTTCGTAACGGAAACTAGTCAAGCACGTTTAGATGCTGCGAATGCGCGGTTAGAGCTTCAACCGGAAATGGCACATGGTCCAACTCGCGTAGAATATGGAGCTGTTAGAAGCCAGCCCCAGAGAAGTGATCATTATGACAGACGACATTCTAACACAAGAAGCAGCAGACATCTTCACCATGACGATATGCCAAACGGGTCCACTCGATTGTCGGAAATGAGACATGAACCGGTTCATACCAGAAATCCCCAAGTTAGATCGATTTACCATGAGAACAATGACCATTCACTTGACCAAACCAGACGGACGCGCTTTAGAAGTGTCACATCCGCCAATTCAAGAG TTACGGATTATGATGAGAAGGCTGACTGTTACGTGGTGCCGGCACTTCCCATGCCCGTGGCCATTTTCTGCTGTATTCTCAACTTTATCATCCCTGGGTTCG GCTCAATGTGCGCGTCTTTGTGTGTGTTCTGCTGCGCGCGCACAGACGATATGACGTGCGGGGACAAGTTTGGCTCGTGCTGCACGATGTTTGGTATCGGCATGCTCCAGTTACTGCTGGTCGCGTGTTTTCTCGTGGGGTGGATCTGGAGCTGCATTTGGGGCATCACCTTCATTGGCATGTCGG CGGAGTACTACAACCGCCCACGTGACGATTATCCAGACGACCCCCAGTCCGAGTCGACCAACAATCCCGTGTACCGGCGAGGGGCCGTCGCCCGCCTACCGACCCCACAAGTTGTCGTCGACCAGCCCTATCCAGGAATTAG ttaCGAAGAAATAGACAGGCAAAGACGTCGTCGGCAGGCTGGGACGAACCGTCGGGCAAGGTCACGTATCTCTCTGACCCCGTCAAACTTCATATATCCTATGAGAGCCCCTTCTAACATCGCGTACAACTCCCCGCCCCCTCCTTACCGTGAAAATCCTACACCGCATAACTCATCTGCGCATGCGCCGGTTGCTAATGGCAACGCAGGCAGTCATCACAGACACCATCGCTCTGACAGAAGTGGTTCACAA CTCGTTCCTGGTGAAGTCATTCCCGAGGAGAGGATGCGGTGA
- the LOC128216494 gene encoding prokineticin Bm8-d-like — translation MSNVSLKWLLLLGLCVLLVHVQCALPPEEGVCTSDTDCAAEECCVGTARRRFIFFNPTKGICRPLRFQGFSCHVFLTTETHNHGLHVDYCPCDEGLECRGTTVDALNPNNVIHHDPKCLPKEAA, via the exons atgtctaATGTGTCTTTGAAATGGCTACTGCTGTTGGGACTTTGTGTCTtgttggtacat GTCCAGTGTGCACTTCCACCGGAAGAGGGTGTATGTACCTCAGACACGGACTGTGCCGCCGAGGAGTGTTGTGTCGGTACGGCCCGACGACGATTCATATTCTTTAATCCAACCAAAGGGATATGCAGACCCCTGCG CTTCCAGGGATTTTCCTGTCACGTGTTCCTGACGACAGAGACACATAATCACGGTCTGCACGTGGACTACTGCCCGTGCGACGAGGGGTTAGAATGCAGGGGAACTACGGTTGACGCGTTAAACCCGAATAACGTGATTCATCACGACCCGAAATGTCTTCCCAAAGAGGCAGCGTAA
- the LOC128216237 gene encoding uncharacterized protein LOC128216237: MHERTAYNVYGMRERIAYNVYGMRGRTAYHVSGMRGRTACNVYGMRGRTAYNVYGMRGRTAYNVYGMRGRTAYHVSGMRGRTACNVYGMRGRTAYNVYGMRGRTAYNVYGMRGRTAYNVYGMRGRTAYHVSGMRGRTACNVYGMRERTAYNVYGMRGRTAYNVYGMRERTACNVYGMRGRTAYNVYGMRGRTAYNVYGMRGRTACNVYGMRGRTAYNVYGMRGRTAYNVYGMRGRTAINVDGVRGRTAYNVYGMRGRTAYNS; encoded by the coding sequence ATGCACGAACGGACCGCGtacaacgtgtacgggatgcgAGAACGGATCGCGTATAACGTGTACGGGATGCGAGGACGGACAGCGTACCATGTGTCCGGGATGAGAGGACGGACCGcgtgcaacgtgtacgggatgcgAGGACGGACCGCGtacaacgtgtacgggatgagAGGACGGACCGCGtacaacgtgtacgggatgcgAGGACGGACAGCGTACCATGTGTCCGGGATGAGAGGACGGACCGcgtgcaacgtgtacgggatgagAGGACGGACCGCGtacaacgtgtacgggatgcgAGGACGGACCGCGtacaacgtgtacgggatgagAGGACGGACCGCGtacaacgtgtacgggatgcgAGGACGGACAGCGTACCATGTGTCCGGGATGAGAGGACGGACCGcgtgcaacgtgtacgggatgcgAGAACGGACCGCGtacaacgtgtacgggatgcgAGGACGGACCGCGtacaacgtgtacgggatgagAGAACGGACCGcgtgcaacgtgtacgggatgcgAGGACGGACCGCGtacaacgtgtacgggatgcgAGGACGGACCGCGtacaacgtgtacgggatgcgAGGACGGACCGcgtgcaacgtgtacgggatgagAGGACGGACCGCGtacaacgtgtacgggatgcgAGGACGGACCGCGtacaacgtgtacgggatgagAGGACGGACCGCGATTAACGTGGACGGGGTGAGAGGACGGACCGCGtacaacgtgtacgggatgcgAGGACGGACCGCGTACAACTCGTAA
- the LOC128217838 gene encoding WD repeat-containing protein WRAP73-like: protein MNFSELFRQSNQICKFSPDGKYLASVVEFRLVVRDVDTFQIQNLFSCMDTIQHIEWSADSQFILCGLYKRGLVQVWSLEQPEWKCKIDEGSAGLCGVRWSPDSRHVLTTADFHLRITVWSLVTKSVSYIRYPKQCQNNIDFSADGKYMALAERRDCQDFISIFASSSWELLKHFESSTEDLAGLRWSPDSSVLCVWDNPLNYLVMLYSLDGRCLSKFSAYDYALGIKTLTWSPTSQFLALGSYDEKLRLLNHVTWKTITSFSHPETVDENSGVVYKEVETRTPKPVKSNLTDIPTAALFSPQSKYEVQSGPVKIPIVKPDTNKANPKRGIGLAAFSSDCKYMFSRNDNMPHTLWIWDIQKLSACAIIIQNAPIKHVEWDPTRTRLALCTGVNKLYMWSPAGSLCVEVPVEGTFQVHSLKWHPDGGSLLLLGKDMMCICYLNDVNTQDGDETVE, encoded by the exons ATGAATTTTTCCGAACTATTTCGGCAGTCGAACCAAATATGCAAGTTTTCCCCAGATGGGAAGTACTTGGCGTCAGTTGTAGAGTTCAGATTGGTCGTCCGAGATGTTGACACATTCCAG ATTCAGAACCTGTTTAGCTGTATGGACACCATACAGCATATCGAGTGGTCGGCCGACTCCCAGTTCATCCTGTGTGGATTGTACAAGCGCGGCCTGGTGCAGGTCTGGTCGCTGGAACAGCCGGAGTGGAAGTGCAAGATTGACGAGGGATCAGCAGGATTGTGTGGTGTCAG ATGGAGCCCAGACAGCCGACACGTTCTAACAACTGCAGATTTCCACCTGCGGATCACAGTCTGGTCCCTTGTTACCAAATCTGTATCCTACATCCGATACCCAAAACAATGCCAGAATAACATTGACTTCTCGGCAGATGGCAA GTATATGGCTTTGGCTGAAAGGAGGGACTGTCAAGACTTCATCAGCATTTTTGCCAGCAGTTCCTGGGAACTTCTCAAACACTTTGAGAGCAGCACCGAAGACCTGGCTGGTTTGAGATGGTCCCCAGACAGCTCAGTTCTATGCGTTTGGGACAACCCCTTGAATTACCTGGTCATGTTGTATTCTCTCGATGGTCGATGCCTTTCAAAGTTCAGTGCGTACGACTATGCCCTGGGAATCAAAACCTTGACATGGTCCCCCACAAGTCAGTTTTTGGCGCTAGGAAGTTACGATGAAAAATTGAGACTTCTGAATCATGTCACATGGAAAACAATCACCTCTTTTTCCCATCCAGAAACTGTTGATGAAAACTCTGGAGTAGTTTACAAGGAAGTTGAGACCAGAACTCCAAAGCCAGTAAAAAGTAATCTTACAGATATTCCAACAGCTGCCCTTTTCTCTCCCCAGAGCAAATATGAGGTTCAGTCTGGCCCTGTGAAAATCCCAATTGTGAAACCAGATACAAATAAGGCGAACCCTAAGAGGGGCATCGGCCTGGCAGCGTTTAGTTCAGATTGCAAGTACATGTTCTCAAGAAATGACAATATGCCTCACACTCTATGGATCTGGGATATTCAGAAGCTTTCCGCATGCGCTATCATAATCCAAAATGCTCCAATCAAGCATGTGGAGTGGGACCCCACAAGGACGAGGCTGGCTCTATGTACAGGTGTGAATAAACTTTACATGTGGTCCCCAGCGGGTAGCTTATGCGTCGAGGTCCCTGTTGAGGGCACCTTTCAGGTACATTCCCTGAAATGGCATCCAGATGGCGGATCCTTGCTTTTGCTGGGAAAAGACATGATGTGTATTTGTTACTTGAATGATGTGAATACACAAGATGGTGATGAAACTGTTGAATGA
- the LOC128218120 gene encoding E3 SUMO-protein ligase NSE2-like, translated as MSEFNLVDDAVKSLNSIEEYFKVGMDMTTEVALDFLENGQGEEKEFRNMATKLIQLDNDIQNIKKAIEEVKHAELDDGECMEDVLHAKLAVMKSNEPDFQQHEKLQELNERMFRALHPDETMLGTCEDDDIEMTQEINTKCPYTGMDMVHPVRNKLCGHNYEREGIMQYIKQRKKKAKCPLSGCGNEKPVEESDLVENKELKRYIEKNKKSK; from the exons ATGTCAGAATTTAACCTTGTTGATGACGCAGTGAAGTCTCTCAACTCGATTGAAGAGTACTTTAAGGTTGGAATGGACATGACAACTGAAGTTGCTCTCGATTTCCTGGAAAATGGACAAg gTGAAGAAAAGGAGTTTCGAAACATGGCCACAAAACTTATTCAACTTGATAACGACatccaaaacattaaaaaggCAATTGAAGAAGTGAAGCATGCT GAATTAGATGACGGGGAATGCATGGAAGATGTCCTGCATGCTAAACTGGCAGTGATGAAATCCAATGAACCAGATTTTCAACAACATGAGAAACTGCAAGAACTGAATGAGCGAATGTTTCGGGCTCTTCATCCTG ATGAGACCATGCTGGGGACTTGTGAAGATGATGATATCGAAATGACCCAGGAGATCAACACCAAGTGTCCATATACAGGCATGGACATGGTCCACCCAGTACGCAACAAACTGTGTGGTCACAACTATGAGCGAGAGGGGATCATGCAGTATATCAAGCAGCGAAAGAAAAAGGCCAA gtgCCCTTTAAGTGGATGTGGAAACGAGAAACCAGTTGAAGAATCGGACCTGGTTGAGAATAAAGAACTGAAAAGATACATAGagaaaaacaagaaatcaaAATGA